In one Amaranthus tricolor cultivar Red isolate AtriRed21 chromosome 8, ASM2621246v1, whole genome shotgun sequence genomic region, the following are encoded:
- the LOC130820492 gene encoding acidic leucine-rich nuclear phosphoprotein 32-related protein, translated as MDEIWERAVETAIDGQTDNRSTKSITLDGAVKCLHGRLPASSLLEKFHNLQHLSLANIGVSSLEQFPRLQSLQKLTLSDNRISSGLEHLVGAGLDSLRDLDLSNNRIQYIEDLAPLAQLKLVSLDLYECPVTRVKDYRARVFGLIKSLKYLDKMDAEGNERPESDDEEEDEEEEEEEDDPGSGEVDGDGDGEEGSYRMSNGHSSGGGEGIVDVDEDEESDADEEEAEMEISRRRENGGMQENGFRIEAVGEVDGEDDEEDDDGEDEDVEEIDEDDGEEEEDVVEVHDIVDSDDDEDGDGDEEYEDDDDDDDDEDEVEEVDNDDVDVAEPGSTGRLTSTDGEIDGHEQGEDDDDEDDNGETGEEELGVEDEGESDDEVEGEDEEEDGEEGYLVQRVRQRTENADDSDMETENDGDDAVEGEEVEDDEDDLGEGQVMAPSSSESKRKRDEDDGVDEEEDADDADERSSKKRH; from the exons atGGATGAGATCTGGGAAAGAGCGGTTGAAACGGCGATAGACGGCCAAACAGATAATCGTTCAACAAAATCCATAACCCTAGACGGCGCTGTTAAGTGTTTACACGGCCGTTTACCAGCCTCTTCACTATTAGAGAAGTTCCATAATCTTCAGCATCTATCTTTGGCGAACATAGGTGTATCATCTCTTGAGCAATTTCCTCGTCTTCAAAGTCTCCAGAAACTCACACTTTCTGATAATCGGATATCTTCGGGTTTGGAACATCTTGTTGGAGCGGGGCTTGATTCACTTCGAGACCTTGATTTATCGAATAATCGAATTCAGTATATTGAAGATCTTGCTCCTTTAGCTCAGTTGAAGCTTGTGTCACTTGATTTGTATGAATGTCCTGTTACTAGGGTTAAGGATTATAGAGCTAGGGTTTTTGGTTTGATTAAATCGTTGAAGTATTTGGATAAGATGGATGCTGAGGGTAATGAGAGACccgaaagtgatgatgaggaagaagatgaggaggaggaagaggaagaggatgaTCCTGGTAGTGGTGAagttgatggtgatggtgatggagAGGAAGGAAGTTATAGGATGAGTAACGGGCATAGTAGTGGTGGTGGTGAAGGGATTGTTGACGTtgatgaggatgaagaaagTGATGCCGATGAAGAAGAAGCTGAGATGGAGATTTCAAGGAGGAGAGAGAATGGAGGGATGCAGGAAAATGGGTTTAGAATTGAGGCAGTTGGGGAAGTAGATGGTGAGGATGATGAGGAGGATGACGATGGCGAGGATGAGGATGTAGAGGAGATCGATGAGGATGATGGTGAGGAGGAGGAGGATGTTGTTGAGGTTCATGATATTGTggatagtgatgatgatgaagacggAGATGGGGATGAGGAGtatgaggatgatgatgatgacgatgatgatgaggatgaggTTGAGGAGGTTGataatgatgatgttgatgttgcTGAGCCAGGGAGCACGGGAAGATTGACTAGTACTGATGGAGAAATTGATGGTCATGAACAAggggaagatgatgatgatgaggatgataACGGGGAGACGGGGGAGGAGGAGTTGGGTGTTGAAGATGAGGGAGAATCAGATGATGAAGTCGAGGGTGAAGATGAG GAAGAAGATGGTGAGGAAGGGTACTTAGTCCAGCGTGTCAGACAAAGGACAGAAAACGCAGATGACAGTGACATGGAAACTGAAAACGACGGAGATGATGCTGTAGAAGGTGAAGAGGTTGAAGACGACGAGGATGATTTGGGAGAAGGGCAAGTAATGGCTCCGTCCTCTTCAGAatcaaagagaaagagagacGAGGATGACGGTGTTGACGAAGAAGAAGATGCTGATGACGCAGACGAACGATCCTCAAAGAAACGTCATTGA
- the LOC130820494 gene encoding zinc finger protein GAI-ASSOCIATED FACTOR 1-like has translation MVGELLKKNKCVFFSLLKTLKNPSLITPKKLIMPADIDDSSPKTMSNSTGQTGDASVSSNGDQFEPLKPPPKKKRNQPGMPDPDAEVIALSPKTLMATNRFVCEICNKGFQRDQNLQLHRRGHNLPWKLRQRSSKEIKKRVYVCPEPSCVHHDPSRALGDLTGIKKHFCRKHGEKKWKCEKCSKKYAVQSDWKAHSKICGTKEYKCDCGTLFSRRDSFITHRAFCDALAEESARNHPNPNPNNVSNNNNNNKMELESKASIAIASSPSTRPSSPPLVPLPSPKQSPPPATPPLPPIPVTQSTTMVSSNMPLPENPSPVLDDPVLPVAIPTTGLNGSCSSSSSCSSSGVPGANASSSVFATLFASSSTAPPSLPSHPNPGFSDLNQTMARPECQPPEFSLSASTEPVSLCLATNHGSSIFGHAGHERRQYAPPPQPAMSATALLQKAAQIGSANGGSLLRGLGLVTSTLSSVSSENLQWSSRQVEPETSPVPSGLGLGLPCDEGSGLKELMIGSSSMFGPKQPTLDFLGLGMAAGGSSNNGLTSLITSMGNGVDMAAVAAAASFGGTEFTSKDIGRSS, from the exons ATGGTAGGAGAGCttttgaagaaaaataagtgtgtttttttctctctcctaaaaaccctaaaaaatcccAGTTTGATTACcccaaaaaaattgattatgccGGCAGATATTGATGATTCTTCACCTAAAACTATGTCAAATAGTACAGGGCAAACTGGTGATGCTAGTGTCTCTTCTAATGGCGACCAATTTGAACCATTAAAACCTCCCCCTAAAAAGAAGCGTAATCAACCTGGAATGCCTG ATCCAGATGCGGAAGTGATAGCTTTATCGCCTAAAACATTAATGGCTACAAACAGATTTGTCTGTGAAATATGCAATAAAGGGTTTCAAAGAGATCAGAATCTTCAGCTACATAGAAGAGGCCATAATTTACCATGGAAGTTAAGACAAAGATCTAGTAAAGAGATTAAGAAAAGGGTTTATGTTTGTCCAGAACCTAGTTGTGTTCATCATGATCCTTCAAGAGCTTTGGGTGATTTGACTGGAATCAAGAAACATTTTTGTAGGAAACATGGTGAAAAGAAATGGAAATGTGAGAAATGTTCAAAAAAATATGCTGTTCAGTCTGATTGGAAAGCTCATAGTAAGATTTGTGGTACTAAGGAGTATAAATGTGATTGTGGTACTCTTTTTTCaag GAGGGATAGTTTTATTACACACAGAGCATTTTGTGATGCTTTAGCAGAAGAAAGCGCAAGAAATCATCCTAATCCTAATCCTAACAatgttagtaacaacaacaataataataagatggAATTGGAGTCAAAAGCTTCAATTGCAATCGCTTCGTCGCCATCAACAAGACCATCATCACCTCCATTAGTGCCATTGCCTTCACCCAAACAGTCACCACCACCAGCAACCCCGCCACTGCCACCAATTCCGGTGACTCAATCAACTACTATGGTGTCATCCAATATGCCTT TGCCAGAGAATCCTTCTCCCGTCCTGGACGATCCAGTTCTTCCTGTTGCTATACCCACAACTGGTTTAAATGGTAGCTGTAGCAGTAGCAGTAGTTGCAGTTCTAGTGGTGTTCCTGGGGCCAACGCTAGCAGTAGTGTATTTGCTACCTTATTTGCATCTTCCTCAACTGCACCACCTAGTTTACCATCCCATCCCAATCCGGGTTTCTCGGACTTAAATCAAACCATGGCTCGGCCTGAATGTCAGCCACCCGAATTTTCCCTGTCGGCTTCGACAGAACCCGTTTCGCTTTGTCTTGCTACTAATCACGGGTCATCGATTTTTGGTCATGCTGGACACGAACGGAGGCAGTATGCACCACCTCCGCAACCTGCTATGTCAGCCACAGCACTACTTCAGAAGGCTGCTCAAATTGGCAGTGCCAATGGCGGTTCATTGCTTCGTGGACTTGGGCTTGTTACATCGACTTTGTCTTCTGTTTCCTCAGAAAATCTACAATGGAGTTCACGTCAAGTTGAGCCTGAGACTAGCCCCGTCCCGTCAGGCCTTGGGCTAGGCTTGCCTTGTGACGAAGGATCTGGATTGAAGGAGCTAATGATTGGAAGTTCGTCAATGTTTGGGCCAAAACAGCCCACTCTGGACTTCCTTGGATTGGGAATGGCCGCAGGGGGGAGCTCGAACAACGGTCTTACATCATTAATCACATCGATGGGAAATGGTGTTGACATGGCAGCTGTAGCCGCAGCAGCTTCATTTGGAGGAACCGAGTTTACCAGTAAAGACATTGGAAGGAGCTCATGA